In Fragaria vesca subsp. vesca linkage group LG5, FraVesHawaii_1.0, whole genome shotgun sequence, the genomic stretch TGATTTTCCTCAAAGAGCCGTTCAAGCAGCTCAGTCGCTACTCGGTTTGGGCCATTCTCACTGTTGTGGTCGTGTTTGAATTTAGCATAGGTAACTTTATCTTGTTTCTTTTTGGCTATATTCAGTTTTTAAGCTCAGTTTCATGTCATGGTTGTGTCAATTTGCACGTGTGTTTAAGCTTCTGGGGCCTTTCTTTGGAATTTTAGTTTTCATTCTCGTAGTGATGGATAGTTGCAGCTTTTTCATAAAGTGAAATAGTTGGCAGTTGAATTACGTAGACTTGTGATTCTAATAATGAAGTAAAGATGGAGTTCTTATCTGGGGCAGGGCTATTTGTCTTTATTTATTCAGTTTTCTTTTGATTGAATCATTAGATTATGGACTATCATATTTCTATCTTTTTTTTGTTCTTTTTTTCTTTTTTAGGAATTTAGTATCTTTAATTTACTTTTTCTTTGTTAACTGCGGACCTTCTTCACCTTTGAAGTAGTTGATTGCCAAAGTTGGCTGTGTATTTTCCATTTCACTGTTGTTTTTGTTGTGTATTTTCTACTTTGGTTTCTTATTTTCAATGGAAATGTTCATCTGTAGGAGCTACTTTGAGCAAAGGATTCAACCGTGGATTGGGGACATTATCTGCTGGAGGCCTTGCATTGGGTATGGCAGAGTTATCAGGGTTAGCTGGAGAATGGGAAGAAGCTGTTATTGTTGCCAGTATCTTCATCATAGGTCTGAACATGGAAATTAGTACATAGTTTATTCAGCTCAATATAGCTATTTATAAATTTATTTCCTATTTTTTCAAATGCTCATATCATGTTGTGTGGTTGCTAGGATTTATTGCAACTTATGCAAAACTGTACCCAACGATGAAGCCTTATGAGTACGGATTTCGGGTGTTCTTGTTGACGTATTGTTTCATCATGGTGTCTGGGTATAGGACGAGGGAATTCGTACATACAGCTGTGTCACGATTCTTGCTCATTGCGTTGGGTGCTGGTGTTGGTTTGGGAGTAAATATATTGATTTATCCCATCTGGGCTGGTGAGGATCTGCACAACTTGGTGGCAAAAAATTTCATGGGCGTTGCAAAATCTTTGGAAGGTAAAGTTAACATTATGCTTTGAACATGGTCCAGACATTCTGATATTTTCTGTTTTTTCCATTAGTCCATTTCCCTGGTTATGTAGATACTCAATTTACGTCTGCTGACTGTTTTCTGCACTTTTTAGGTTGCGTCAGTAGTTACCTCAACTGTATTGAGTATGAGAGAATCCCTTCCAAAATTCTTACCTACCAAGCTTCTGATGACCCTCTTTACAGTGGTTACAGATCTGCTGTAGAATCTACAAGCCAAGAGGATACTCTGGTATTTTCTTTTAAGGCAATATGATGCTGCATAGTTCATTGCATTAGTAGAAGTGATGTATACAAAAAGGTGATATGCGTTTTCTTTTTATTTTGTTTAAAGATGGGATTTGCTATTTGGGAGCCACCACATGGTCGTTACAAGATGCTTAGGTATCCATGGAAGAACTATGTAAAAGTCAGTGGTGCACTAAGGCATTGTGCTTTTACGGTCATGGCATTGCATGGATGTGTACTTTCTGAGATACAGGTACTAAAGATTTCCTTCTAACCCCAATGTCAAGCTAATAACAGCAAAGTAGTAGTAAATATGATATATTGAGACCCTGGAATTTTTTCCACCAAAAAATGTTGTTCATTTCAAAATTGTTCCTTCTGATATGCGATTCTCCTAAAGGAGTGTACCAAGATGTTTGTTGGTTATATTTTCAAGAACATGGGTGATTATGCTGTTACAGTTCTTCCTAGTAAGAGTTGCAGCACAACTATTTGATATCTGATCATATCTCCATATCCATTTTGCCTGAGTGCTTTCAACCCATCTGCCTGATAACAGATATTTTACTCTGTGTACAGGTGTAATTTGTTGCTTGAATGTATCCTATATACTTCACTTGTGAGTTATTATGAATTAAATGTAAACCACTGTTACTGATACATAGATTAAGATCTAAGTTACTGTTATTTCATTGGAATTTTAACTTGTTTGCATCTATAATGGTTCTCATGCATTTGATTTAGTTTTTAAAGTAGTTGTAATTATTTTAAGAATATTTCAGTTTATGTTATAGATGCAGCCATAAGAGTAGTTGTACACACGCCCAATATATTTTCATTTGAATATCCTTTTTTCTTTCATATTGAACTTCTAATATTTGTATCTGTAGGCTCCAGCTGAGCGAAGACAAGTATTTAGTAGGGAGCTTCAAAGAGTAGGTTATGAAGGTGCTAAAGTGTTACGTGAACTTGGAAACAAGCTGAAAAAAATGGAGAAAATAGGTCCGGTAGATATACTCAATGAAGTGCATGAGGCTGCAGAAGAGTTGCAAAAGAAAATCGACCAGAAATCGTATCTTCTTGTCAATTCAGAAAGCTGGGAGATAGGCAATCGGGCAAAGGAGCTGGGAGAAATTCAAGACCTTCTGGACTTGAATGATGAAGAGAACAAATTCCATGAATACAAATCCCTTAGTGAAGCGGTACTTGATCTCAGATCTTTTCCTGGGTCACAAAGTTGGGATGAACCTGTACCAGCGAAACCTGCCAGCTTGAACACCTCGCCTCATGATAGTAAACCCTCCAACCTGCCAGTATCCTCAGGAAAAATGTTTATGAAACAGATATCGTGGCCTGCAGGGATGACATTTAAGGCTCAAGTAGAGCCACAAGTGGAAGAATCAAATACTTATGAAAATGCTAGTCAATTGTCATTGGCCACGTTCACGTCGCTGCTGATAGAATTTGTTGCAAGGCTTCAAAATCTTGTTGACTCCTTTGAGGAATTGGGTGAGACGGCACTTTTCAAGGAACCTGTCAACTTGCCAGAACCATTAGAGGCACACGGTGGGTTTTGGAGAAGATTGCTCAACTGTCTGAAGTCATGAAATGGAGATATCGCTGCCAATTCGCTCCATTGAGATATGCCATCATTTCCATTAGAAAGTCCAATGGAGCTGATTTGTGCTGCTGACATTAGTCATAGAGGAGTCTGCTTTCATGTTTGTCAATGGTGAGCATTCTCTATTTCAGTGACATAGATAAGGCTTTAAGCATCGATTGGCACTTCTGCATTGGCCAAATAATTTGCTATCAGTATGACAGTATTACTCGGAGCAAACTGGGACGATGAGAAGAAGGCTAGAAACTGATATTTCAGGGTAACAATCAGAGTAATTTAGTTATTTAAAGACACTATTATAAGGCTCTCTTGGGCTTCTGGATTAATTACCAGTTTAGCTTTAACCATGATTGTAATCTGTAGTAAGAACTTTAACGTTTATTATGGATGCAATATGCAATGCCTGTTTCACCCAAAAAGATATGTCAAGTATAAACAGAACCAATGGAATACGAGTCTGGCAATTCTTTCATTGCTTCCAATTTGCTATACTTACACTAGTTTACCATGAACGTTGTTGTTACATTTCAATACCATTACACTATAAACTTGCATAGTTCTCTGCTCTAGCACAATAGGAGATGAAGTTTAGTGTTAAAAATGTTAGAAACTGATCGATGAAACGTACCATATACTCGTTAATTTTCCCTTCATTTTATGTACAGTGAATTTTACTGTGTTTGAGTTTCTTGTGTCTTTTAATGTAAACCGTCGGATGGTGCAAAGAATAACGTGGCACGTTCCCAACAAATTTAGGAAAAATCGTACCCATAGTCCAAAGGGGAATGCTAGGCGACGCGCGCTGGGACGCGCTAGGCGACGCGCGTTGTGACTTGTGTACTCCACGCGCGTTCATAATACTATTCTTCTGAGCAGATCTGTCCCTCCTCCTTCTTATAGTTCTTCTCGACCAAAAGATCTCCCTCATTTCTAACACTACCCCCTCCTTTTCTCAGATCGACCCACTAAACCCTAAGGTACTTCCTTCTTTATCTCTCTCTTGCTCGTTTTGGGTTCGATCAATTTCGCACTTTGCCTTTTATTTTCTTCCAAATTAATTTCACGCCAAGATTCACGTCTCA encodes the following:
- the LOC101299193 gene encoding aluminum-activated malate transporter 9-like, with amino-acid sequence MAAKLGSFKHSFQEKRERLLSKRYSEVGFFPIEERDPYGSSGPSFRCCCSFRSVSDKVVGWCRTVQGVSRRAIKMGKSDPRKIVFSAKMGLALMLISLLIFLKEPFKQLSRYSVWAILTVVVVFEFSIGATLSKGFNRGLGTLSAGGLALGMAELSGLAGEWEEAVIVASIFIIGFIATYAKLYPTMKPYEYGFRVFLLTYCFIMVSGYRTREFVHTAVSRFLLIALGAGVGLGVNILIYPIWAGEDLHNLVAKNFMGVAKSLEGCVSSYLNCIEYERIPSKILTYQASDDPLYSGYRSAVESTSQEDTLMGFAIWEPPHGRYKMLRYPWKNYVKVSGALRHCAFTVMALHGCVLSEIQAPAERRQVFSRELQRVGYEGAKVLRELGNKLKKMEKIGPVDILNEVHEAAEELQKKIDQKSYLLVNSESWEIGNRAKELGEIQDLLDLNDEENKFHEYKSLSEAVLDLRSFPGSQSWDEPVPAKPASLNTSPHDSKPSNLPVSSGKMFMKQISWPAGMTFKAQVEPQVEESNTYENASQLSLATFTSLLIEFVARLQNLVDSFEELGETALFKEPVNLPEPLEAHGGFWRRLLNCLKS